The Phycisphaerae bacterium DNA window CTGCAGGAAATCATACACGGCGGGGCGGAAGACCAGCAGGGAGGATGTCTATCGTATGAAGTGCTGGCCGATGCCGTAAAATTAAAAACAGAATACCCTGACAGGGTGCATTTAATTCTCGCCAATCACGATACCGCATTCATAAACAACAGCGATGTTATGAAAGGCGGAAAGGAAATGAACGCCGCGATGCGGGCGGCGATGCAGCGGAGTTTCGGCAAAGATGTTAAAGCCGTGGAAAGTGCGATTGAACGTTTTCTTTTTTCGCAGCCGCTTGCGGTCAGATGTCCGAACCGGATATGGATATCACATTCCCTGCCTTCAGACAGAACGTTGGGAAAATTCGATTTTACGATATTCGACAGAAATTTGAAAATCAGCGATATCGTAAGGCCTAATTCAGCCTATCTTCTGACGTGGGGTAGAGGACAAAGCGAAGAGACACTCGAATTTCTCGCGCAAAAGCTCGACGTTGATTTCTTTGTTCTCGGCCACCAGGTGCAGGAAAGCGGCTGGATGAGCAATAATAAAAATCTTATCATTATAGACTCACAGCACAATCACGGTCACCTGCTGCGATTTGACCTTGGTACTCAATACACGATAGAGAAGTTAACGAAATCGCTTGTGCCGATTGCAAGTATTTACTAAAGGGCCGGCAGATATGATGTTTTTGTACCTAATGGTTATAGCTTCAATTTTGATTCAGGCGGTAGTTGTTTTCCTTGTTATCCGCAATTATAAATATGTCCTGAGAAAGTTGAGTCAAAACCGCACTTCCCATTGCCCCAGAACCTCGCTGATTATCCCATGCAAAGGAATCGATACCGCTTTCGATAAAAATATCAGGTCTTTTTACGAGCTTGATTACAACGATTACGAAATAATCTTTGCGACAGACAGCGCAGAAGATGCGGCTTATAATCGTCTGCTTGAGCTTAAAGAACAGTTTAAAGACAAAACAAAGGCGTTTAATATCAGAGTTCTTGTCGCAGGTTCGACAAGTCAGGGCAGTCAGAAATTGCATAATATGCTTTGTGCGTGCAGGAATGCCGACAAAGATGTTAAGGTTTTCGCGTTCGCCGATTCCGATGCCTGCGTCGGCAGCAACTGGCTTGGCGGGCTTGTTTATCCTCTTCGCAAAGAGCGACACGGCGTTTCAAGCGGTTACCGATGGTATGTTCCATTGAAAAATAATTTCGCGACAATAGCCTTGTCCGTACTCAACGCCAAGGTCGCGCAGCTTCTTGGCGCAACGGCCTTCAATTACGCATGGGGCGGCTCAATGGCCGTGCGTGTCGATGTATTTCAAAAGCTCGGCATGGATAAAATATGGGAAAAAGCGGCAAGTGATGACCTAACTATAAGCAGTGCGGCCAAGAAGGCCAGACTCAAGGTTATCTTTGCGCCTGTATGCTTTGTGGCTTCTTACGAGCAGGTTGACTGGACGAGCTTTATGGAATTTGCACGGCGGCAGTTTCTTATTACGCGCATAACAACACCGGGCAAATGGTGGTTCGGTTTTCTCAGCGGCCTGTATTCGGTTCTGGCAGTGTGGGGATTTGCGGGATTAGCTTTTTATTTATGGAACAGAGGCTCTGAAAACTGGCGTATTTTTTTGCTAATGGCTTTATTGGCTCTGGCCGGACAGTTTTTAAACGCTATTTTGCGGCAGAAGATGATTTTCAGGATTTTTTCCGCTGATTGGCAACAGATGAAAATCGCGGCGATTGCCGATATCGCAGGAAATCTATTCTGGTCGTGGCTTATGCTCTTCTGTATCGTTTATTCATCTGTGGGCAGGACGATAAAATGGCGGGGCGTACGGTATAAACTTAAAGGGCCGACAGAAGTTGTCAGGCTTTAATTTTTTCAGGCCTGTTGCGGCTGGTTGTTTTCGCCGCCGATGATGTAAACACGATTTTTGCCGCTGCGTTTTGCTTCCAGCAGGGCCTTATCAGCCTGTTCAAAAAGTTCATTAGCGGTTGAACCGTCGCGCGGAAACGTGGCCAGACCTCCGCTTATTGCTAAAATACCTTTGCCATACGCACCAAGTGCCGGAAGGTCGGTTTTGTTCAGCTCTCTCCTGAATCTTTCGCAGATATTTATTACCTGTGTTGGATGTTCGCTTTCAGTACGTCTTCTTTCCGCTGTATGGCCGGAATCGAGAGCGACGGATTTATCGGCCGGCAAATTCCAAAAGACAACGGCAAACTCGTCTCCGCCGATTCTGCCTACAACGTCCTGTTTCCTGCAGCATTTCTGCATTAAAACAGCAGCCTGTTTGAGAATATTGTCTCCGACGTGATGACCGTAAAGGTCGTTGTATTGCTTGAAGTTGTCAATATCGAATATCAGCAGGGTTGCCTGCAGGGAGCGTTGTTTTATATGTTCGATTATCTGACGAAGAAACTCCCTGACGAATCTTCTGTTTTTCACTCCGGTAAGTTCATCTTCCATTACCAGTTTTTCAAGAATTTCAATCCGCTCGAGCTGCTCTTTGGCGGGTTTGACATCAGGTGCACTGCTTTCTGACGGCTGCGGGTTTTTCAGGGAGAAAACGACAGGGCAGATATAGTAGTCATCCAGCAGTTTTTCGCCATTGGACAACTGTGCCATCATTTCTGCGGCCAATGGTTCCTGCTGCATTTGGGCCAGCAGAAAGATTTTTGATTTCGGATTTGTCTGTCGAAGATTTTTAATCGCCGAGGGCAGATTTTCATCGAAACTGTCCGGCATTATTACTATGGCATCGAATTGATTCGCCGCGGCAATAGAAACGGCATCGGGAATATTCCGGCTGCTGCGGAACTTTATTCCGGCGCAACCTGATGTATCGACGAGGGTTTTGTCGCTTTGGCCTATCAGCAGTATTTCCGCATCCTTATTTTTACCGTCTATTATTATCCTGCTTTGCATCATCGGCTCATTATACTAAAAAGCCGATAGGAA harbors:
- a CDS encoding metallophosphoesterase; its protein translation is MTEEFIKLLEAGILANQQDKYRKANVTVLPQNGDVVVAGDIHGHRRNFERVVSYSNLEKNPDRHLILQEIIHGGAEDQQGGCLSYEVLADAVKLKTEYPDRVHLILANHDTAFINNSDVMKGGKEMNAAMRAAMQRSFGKDVKAVESAIERFLFSQPLAVRCPNRIWISHSLPSDRTLGKFDFTIFDRNLKISDIVRPNSAYLLTWGRGQSEETLEFLAQKLDVDFFVLGHQVQESGWMSNNKNLIIIDSQHNHGHLLRFDLGTQYTIEKLTKSLVPIASIY
- a CDS encoding GGDEF domain-containing protein: MMQSRIIIDGKNKDAEILLIGQSDKTLVDTSGCAGIKFRSSRNIPDAVSIAAANQFDAIVIMPDSFDENLPSAIKNLRQTNPKSKIFLLAQMQQEPLAAEMMAQLSNGEKLLDDYYICPVVFSLKNPQPSESSAPDVKPAKEQLERIEILEKLVMEDELTGVKNRRFVREFLRQIIEHIKQRSLQATLLIFDIDNFKQYNDLYGHHVGDNILKQAAVLMQKCCRKQDVVGRIGGDEFAVVFWNLPADKSVALDSGHTAERRRTESEHPTQVINICERFRRELNKTDLPALGAYGKGILAISGGLATFPRDGSTANELFEQADKALLEAKRSGKNRVYIIGGENNQPQQA
- a CDS encoding glycosyltransferase family 2 protein, which codes for MMFLYLMVIASILIQAVVVFLVIRNYKYVLRKLSQNRTSHCPRTSLIIPCKGIDTAFDKNIRSFYELDYNDYEIIFATDSAEDAAYNRLLELKEQFKDKTKAFNIRVLVAGSTSQGSQKLHNMLCACRNADKDVKVFAFADSDACVGSNWLGGLVYPLRKERHGVSSGYRWYVPLKNNFATIALSVLNAKVAQLLGATAFNYAWGGSMAVRVDVFQKLGMDKIWEKAASDDLTISSAAKKARLKVIFAPVCFVASYEQVDWTSFMEFARRQFLITRITTPGKWWFGFLSGLYSVLAVWGFAGLAFYLWNRGSENWRIFLLMALLALAGQFLNAILRQKMIFRIFSADWQQMKIAAIADIAGNLFWSWLMLFCIVYSSVGRTIKWRGVRYKLKGPTEVVRL